One Salarias fasciatus chromosome 9, fSalaFa1.1, whole genome shotgun sequence DNA segment encodes these proteins:
- the wwp1 gene encoding NEDD4-like E3 ubiquitin-protein ligase WWP1 isoform X2, which yields MATASSRAETSHNHRGTSKLHAIVSCAKLKRKKSLFGTAIYVEVTAEGESRRTAKSHSSSNPKWDERLTLNVTPHTQVDFKVWSHHTLKADALLGRATLDLVQALEQHDRKLENVKEVLKLSVEQKGAPVPTGELTVYLDGLTVSDQEDLAPLTNGNAANGTIQQNGDAIHENGDSSSSSSRAANSTVNGTDLGPRSGSCSASSGADGQVPSSSCSPALGHVVNGDSTPNSTPVHQPSDSDTESRIVNGESGDATDQTSSRRDALPSAVTHEDCTQADEPPDPDTAPNSTSQPPPTSTPSPAAKPAESSTAAAAAASAATAATAAAAASSTFSSPTQAAPATNATPSLSSTSSPAPGEGSAPGAGGGSSSSAAASTDGAKPRQQAPNAGTSDPLPPGWEQRKDPHGRTYYVDHNTRTTTWERPQPLPPGWERRVDDRGRIYYVDHNTRTTTWQRPTMESVRNFEQWQSQRSQLQGAMHQFNQRYLYSASMMSAENDPLGPLPPGWERRVDSNDRVYFVNHNTKTTQWEDPRTQGLQNEDPLPEGWEIRYTREGVRYFVDHNTRTTTFSDPRTGKSSVTKGPQIAYERSFRWKLAHFRYLCQSNALPSHVKITVSRQTLFEDSFQQIMALKPYDLRRRLYVIFRGEEGLDYGGLAREWFFLLSHEVLNPMYCLFEYAGKSNYCLQINPASAINPDHLSYFCFIGRFIAMALFHGKFIDTGFSLPFYKRMLNKKLILKDLESIDPEFYNSLIWIRDNNIEECGLEMYFSVDMEILGKITSHDLKADGADVLVTEENKEEYISLMAEWRFSRGVEGQTKAFLDGFNEVVPLQWLQYFDEKELEVMLCGMQEVDLQDWQRNTVYRHYTRNSKQIIWFWQLVKEVDNEVRLRLMQFVTGTCRLPLGGFAELMGSNGPQKFCIEKVGKDTWLPRSHTCFNRLDLPPYKSFEQLKEKLLFAIEETEGFGQE from the exons ATGGCCACGGCCTCGTCGAGAGCAGAGACTAGCCATAACCACAGAGGAACGTCAAAGCTCCATGCCATTG tttCCTGTGCCAAActcaagaggaagaagagcctGTTTGGGACTGCCATTTATGTGGAGGTGACAGCGGAAGGAGAGTCGCGACGCACGGCGAAATCTCACAGCTCCTCCAATCCTAAATGGGACGAGAGGCTCACCTT GAATGTAACGCCACACACGCAGGTGGATTTCAAGGTATGGAGTCACCACACCCTGAAAGCAGACGCCCTGCTGGGCAGAGCCACGCTGGACCTTGTTCAAGCGCTGGAGCAGCACGACAGAAAGT TGGAGAATGTGAAGGAGGTGCTGAAGCTGAGCGTGGAGCAGAAGGGAGCGCCGGTGCCTACGGGGGAGCTGACGGTGTATCTCGATGGACTGACTGTCTCTGACCAGGAGGATTTGGCCCCGCTGACCAACGGCAATGCAGCTAATGGCACCA TCCAGCAGAACGGTGATGCGATCCATGAAAACGGAgattcatcttcctcttcctcaagGGCTGCCAACAG CACGGTGAATGGCACGGACCTGGGCCCCAGATCGGGTTCTTGTTCAGCCTCCAGCGGCGCAGACGGGCAGGTGCcttccagctcctgcagccccGCTCTGGGTCACGTCGTGAACGGAGACAGCACCCCCAACTCCACCCCAGTGCACCAGCCGTCTGACAGCGATACAGAGAGCAGAATAG TCAATGGGGAGTCCGGCGATGCTACCGACCAGACGTCTTCAAGAAGAGATGCACTGCCCTCTGCAGTTACCCATGAGGACTGCACTCAAGCCGATGAGCCGCCGGACCCCGACACGGCACCCAACAGCACATCTCAGCCTCCACCgacctccaccccctctccaGCTGCTAAACCTGCTGAGagctccaccgccgccgctgctgctgcttctgctgccactgctgctaccgccgctgctgctgcttcctccaccttctcctctccGACCCAGGCGGCCCCCGCCACCAACGCCACACCCTCATTATCGTCCACTTCCTCCCCGGCGCCGGGAGAAGGCAGCGCcccaggagctggaggtggaagcagcagcagcgcagctGCGTCTACAGATGGAGCCAAGCCCAGACAGCAGGCTCCTAACGCTGGGACCTCAGACCCTCTACCGCCGGG GTGGGAGCAAAGAAAAGATCCTCATGGGAGAACGTACTATGTAGACCACAACACCAGGACTACCACATGGGAAAGACCACAGCCACTACCGCCAGG TTGGGAACGTCGAGTGGACGACCGGGGCCGCATCTATTATGTGGACCACAACACCCGCACGACCACGTGGCAGCGTCCCACCATGGAGTCAGTGCGCAACTTCGAGCAGTGGCAGAGCCAGCGCAGCCAGCTGCAGGGAGCTATGCACCAGTTCAACCAGAGATACCTCTACTCT GCATCCATGATGTCTGCTGAGAATGATCCTCTCGGCCCGCTACCTCCTGGCTGGG AGAGGCGCGTGGACTCGAACGACAGAGTGTATTTTGTCAACCATAACACCAAGACAACGCAGTGGGAAGACCCCCGAACCCAAGG GCTACAGAACGAGGATCCTCTGCCTGAAGGCTGGGAGATCCGCTACACCCGAGAGGGCGTCCGTTACTTCGTGGATCACAACACGCGGACCACCACTTTCAGCGACCCCCGCACCGGGAAGTCCTCTGT caccAAAGGCCCACAGATCGCGTATGAACGCAGCTTCAGATGGAAGCTCGCCCATTTCCGCTACTTGtgccag TCCAACGCGCTCCCCAGCCACGTCAAGATCACCGTCTCCAGACAGACGCTGTTTGAAGACTCTTTTCAGCAG ATCATGGCCCTGAAGCCTTACGACTTGAGGAGGAGACTGTACGTCATCTTCAGAGGCGAGGAAGGTCTAGACTACGGTGGTTTAGCCAG AGAGTGGTTCTTCTTGTTGTCCCATGAAGTGCTGAACCCCATGTACTGCCTGTTCGAGTACGCCGGCAAGAGCAACTACTGTCTGCAGATCAACCCGGCGTCCGCCATCAACCCCGACCACCTCTCCTACTTCTGCTTCATCGGCCGCTTCATCGCAATG gCGCTTTTCCACGGGAAGTTCATCGACACGGGCTTCTCTCTGCCTTTCTACAAACGCATGCTGAACAAGAAGCTGATCCTCAAAGACCTGGAGTCCATCGACCCCGAGTTCTACAACTCACTCATCTGGATCAG GGACAACAACATCGAGGAATGTGGCCTGGAGATGTACTTCTCAGTAGACATGGAGATCCTGGGCAAGATCACGTCTCACGACCTCAAAGCCGACGGCGCCGACGTCCTGGTCACCGAGGAGAACAAGGAGGAGTACATCAG CCTGATGGCCGAGTGGAGGTTCTCCCGCGGGGTGGAGGGTCAGACCAAAGCCTTCCTGGACGGCTTCAACGAGGTGGTCCCCCTTCAGTGGCTGCAGTACTTCGACGAaaaggagctggag gtgatGCTGTGCGGCATGCAGGAGGTGGACCTGCAGGACTGGCAGAGGAACACGGTGTACCGCCACTACACCAGGAACAGCAAGCAGATCATCTGGTTCTGGCAG CTGGTGAAAGAAGTGGACAACGAAGTGCGGCTGCGGCTCATGCAGTTCGTCACTGGAACCTGCAGGCTTCCTCTGGGCGGCTTCGCTGAACTCATGG GAAGTAATGGACCCCAGAAGTTCTGCATCGAGAAGGTTGGGAAGGACACGTGGCTTCCCCGCAGCCACACCTG TTTCAATCGCTTGGATTTGCCTCCGTACAAAAGCTTcgagcagctgaaagagaagCTGCTCTTCGCCATCGAGGAAACCGAAGGATTTGGCCAAGAATAA
- the wwp1 gene encoding NEDD4-like E3 ubiquitin-protein ligase WWP1 isoform X1, whose protein sequence is MATASSRAETSHNHRGTSKLHAIVSCAKLKRKKSLFGTAIYVEVTAEGESRRTAKSHSSSNPKWDERLTLNVTPHTQVDFKVWSHHTLKADALLGRATLDLVQALEQHDRKLENVKEVLKLSVEQKGAPVPTGELTVYLDGLTVSDQEDLAPLTNGNAANGTKVQQNGDAIHENGDSSSSSSRAANSTVNGTDLGPRSGSCSASSGADGQVPSSSCSPALGHVVNGDSTPNSTPVHQPSDSDTESRIVNGESGDATDQTSSRRDALPSAVTHEDCTQADEPPDPDTAPNSTSQPPPTSTPSPAAKPAESSTAAAAAASAATAATAAAAASSTFSSPTQAAPATNATPSLSSTSSPAPGEGSAPGAGGGSSSSAAASTDGAKPRQQAPNAGTSDPLPPGWEQRKDPHGRTYYVDHNTRTTTWERPQPLPPGWERRVDDRGRIYYVDHNTRTTTWQRPTMESVRNFEQWQSQRSQLQGAMHQFNQRYLYSASMMSAENDPLGPLPPGWERRVDSNDRVYFVNHNTKTTQWEDPRTQGLQNEDPLPEGWEIRYTREGVRYFVDHNTRTTTFSDPRTGKSSVTKGPQIAYERSFRWKLAHFRYLCQSNALPSHVKITVSRQTLFEDSFQQIMALKPYDLRRRLYVIFRGEEGLDYGGLAREWFFLLSHEVLNPMYCLFEYAGKSNYCLQINPASAINPDHLSYFCFIGRFIAMALFHGKFIDTGFSLPFYKRMLNKKLILKDLESIDPEFYNSLIWIRDNNIEECGLEMYFSVDMEILGKITSHDLKADGADVLVTEENKEEYISLMAEWRFSRGVEGQTKAFLDGFNEVVPLQWLQYFDEKELEVMLCGMQEVDLQDWQRNTVYRHYTRNSKQIIWFWQLVKEVDNEVRLRLMQFVTGTCRLPLGGFAELMGSNGPQKFCIEKVGKDTWLPRSHTCFNRLDLPPYKSFEQLKEKLLFAIEETEGFGQE, encoded by the exons ATGGCCACGGCCTCGTCGAGAGCAGAGACTAGCCATAACCACAGAGGAACGTCAAAGCTCCATGCCATTG tttCCTGTGCCAAActcaagaggaagaagagcctGTTTGGGACTGCCATTTATGTGGAGGTGACAGCGGAAGGAGAGTCGCGACGCACGGCGAAATCTCACAGCTCCTCCAATCCTAAATGGGACGAGAGGCTCACCTT GAATGTAACGCCACACACGCAGGTGGATTTCAAGGTATGGAGTCACCACACCCTGAAAGCAGACGCCCTGCTGGGCAGAGCCACGCTGGACCTTGTTCAAGCGCTGGAGCAGCACGACAGAAAGT TGGAGAATGTGAAGGAGGTGCTGAAGCTGAGCGTGGAGCAGAAGGGAGCGCCGGTGCCTACGGGGGAGCTGACGGTGTATCTCGATGGACTGACTGTCTCTGACCAGGAGGATTTGGCCCCGCTGACCAACGGCAATGCAGCTAATGGCACCA AAGTCCAGCAGAACGGTGATGCGATCCATGAAAACGGAgattcatcttcctcttcctcaagGGCTGCCAACAG CACGGTGAATGGCACGGACCTGGGCCCCAGATCGGGTTCTTGTTCAGCCTCCAGCGGCGCAGACGGGCAGGTGCcttccagctcctgcagccccGCTCTGGGTCACGTCGTGAACGGAGACAGCACCCCCAACTCCACCCCAGTGCACCAGCCGTCTGACAGCGATACAGAGAGCAGAATAG TCAATGGGGAGTCCGGCGATGCTACCGACCAGACGTCTTCAAGAAGAGATGCACTGCCCTCTGCAGTTACCCATGAGGACTGCACTCAAGCCGATGAGCCGCCGGACCCCGACACGGCACCCAACAGCACATCTCAGCCTCCACCgacctccaccccctctccaGCTGCTAAACCTGCTGAGagctccaccgccgccgctgctgctgcttctgctgccactgctgctaccgccgctgctgctgcttcctccaccttctcctctccGACCCAGGCGGCCCCCGCCACCAACGCCACACCCTCATTATCGTCCACTTCCTCCCCGGCGCCGGGAGAAGGCAGCGCcccaggagctggaggtggaagcagcagcagcgcagctGCGTCTACAGATGGAGCCAAGCCCAGACAGCAGGCTCCTAACGCTGGGACCTCAGACCCTCTACCGCCGGG GTGGGAGCAAAGAAAAGATCCTCATGGGAGAACGTACTATGTAGACCACAACACCAGGACTACCACATGGGAAAGACCACAGCCACTACCGCCAGG TTGGGAACGTCGAGTGGACGACCGGGGCCGCATCTATTATGTGGACCACAACACCCGCACGACCACGTGGCAGCGTCCCACCATGGAGTCAGTGCGCAACTTCGAGCAGTGGCAGAGCCAGCGCAGCCAGCTGCAGGGAGCTATGCACCAGTTCAACCAGAGATACCTCTACTCT GCATCCATGATGTCTGCTGAGAATGATCCTCTCGGCCCGCTACCTCCTGGCTGGG AGAGGCGCGTGGACTCGAACGACAGAGTGTATTTTGTCAACCATAACACCAAGACAACGCAGTGGGAAGACCCCCGAACCCAAGG GCTACAGAACGAGGATCCTCTGCCTGAAGGCTGGGAGATCCGCTACACCCGAGAGGGCGTCCGTTACTTCGTGGATCACAACACGCGGACCACCACTTTCAGCGACCCCCGCACCGGGAAGTCCTCTGT caccAAAGGCCCACAGATCGCGTATGAACGCAGCTTCAGATGGAAGCTCGCCCATTTCCGCTACTTGtgccag TCCAACGCGCTCCCCAGCCACGTCAAGATCACCGTCTCCAGACAGACGCTGTTTGAAGACTCTTTTCAGCAG ATCATGGCCCTGAAGCCTTACGACTTGAGGAGGAGACTGTACGTCATCTTCAGAGGCGAGGAAGGTCTAGACTACGGTGGTTTAGCCAG AGAGTGGTTCTTCTTGTTGTCCCATGAAGTGCTGAACCCCATGTACTGCCTGTTCGAGTACGCCGGCAAGAGCAACTACTGTCTGCAGATCAACCCGGCGTCCGCCATCAACCCCGACCACCTCTCCTACTTCTGCTTCATCGGCCGCTTCATCGCAATG gCGCTTTTCCACGGGAAGTTCATCGACACGGGCTTCTCTCTGCCTTTCTACAAACGCATGCTGAACAAGAAGCTGATCCTCAAAGACCTGGAGTCCATCGACCCCGAGTTCTACAACTCACTCATCTGGATCAG GGACAACAACATCGAGGAATGTGGCCTGGAGATGTACTTCTCAGTAGACATGGAGATCCTGGGCAAGATCACGTCTCACGACCTCAAAGCCGACGGCGCCGACGTCCTGGTCACCGAGGAGAACAAGGAGGAGTACATCAG CCTGATGGCCGAGTGGAGGTTCTCCCGCGGGGTGGAGGGTCAGACCAAAGCCTTCCTGGACGGCTTCAACGAGGTGGTCCCCCTTCAGTGGCTGCAGTACTTCGACGAaaaggagctggag gtgatGCTGTGCGGCATGCAGGAGGTGGACCTGCAGGACTGGCAGAGGAACACGGTGTACCGCCACTACACCAGGAACAGCAAGCAGATCATCTGGTTCTGGCAG CTGGTGAAAGAAGTGGACAACGAAGTGCGGCTGCGGCTCATGCAGTTCGTCACTGGAACCTGCAGGCTTCCTCTGGGCGGCTTCGCTGAACTCATGG GAAGTAATGGACCCCAGAAGTTCTGCATCGAGAAGGTTGGGAAGGACACGTGGCTTCCCCGCAGCCACACCTG TTTCAATCGCTTGGATTTGCCTCCGTACAAAAGCTTcgagcagctgaaagagaagCTGCTCTTCGCCATCGAGGAAACCGAAGGATTTGGCCAAGAATAA